The following are encoded together in the Clostridium sp. BJN0013 genome:
- a CDS encoding HK97-gp10 family putative phage morphogenesis protein, translating to MGVDIEFTGMSELIEKLQVTNAKFSSVENRALKAGAQPILDDMKNTTAFKDDTGDLRKALAVGKINTKNGVKSIKIGVSQGDISKAYYGKFIEFGTSKMPARPFIQPAYERHKREVAEIIKEEIRRAL from the coding sequence TTGGGAGTTGATATTGAATTTACCGGAATGTCTGAACTTATCGAAAAACTTCAAGTTACAAACGCTAAATTTAGTAGTGTTGAAAATAGGGCGCTTAAAGCAGGCGCACAACCTATTCTTGATGATATGAAAAATACTACTGCATTTAAAGATGATACTGGAGATTTAAGAAAAGCCTTGGCAGTTGGAAAAATAAATACTAAAAATGGAGTTAAATCTATCAAAATCGGTGTATCACAAGGAGATATAAGCAAAGCTTATTATGGCAAATTCATTGAGTTTGGAACTTCTAAAATGCCAGCTCGCCCATTTATACAACCCGCCTATGAAAGACATAAAAGGGAAGTTGCAGAAATAATAAAAGAAGAAATTCGGAGGGCTTTATAA
- a CDS encoding major tail protein: protein MAKHSGQVGLKNLVYAIMHDDGISYDAPKLLSPAIQAKITPKTNTATQYADDKSVENSTTLGEIDVELQTQDVPLQSQADLLGHTIDDNGVLVHSGNDNAPYVAIGFKSLKGDNTYRFVWLLKGKFEEITEEYKTKSDKVDFATPSLKATFVTRDDDNWKFVADENNGMDADAMTHWFDVVYQPNIDTAPLTAITTPADEATGVAANSGVNFVFNKVINQYTVDDSSVFLLKADGTPVDSTIVISTDAKTVTLTPKNALEAGSYIAIATKAVKTSQGSKLANNIVVNFTV from the coding sequence ATGGCAAAACATAGTGGACAGGTAGGATTAAAAAATTTAGTATATGCAATAATGCATGATGATGGGATAAGCTATGATGCACCTAAACTATTAAGTCCTGCAATACAGGCTAAAATAACACCAAAAACTAATACTGCTACGCAGTATGCAGATGATAAATCAGTCGAAAATTCTACTACCCTTGGAGAGATAGATGTTGAATTGCAAACTCAAGATGTGCCTCTGCAATCCCAAGCCGATTTACTAGGGCATACTATAGACGATAATGGGGTATTAGTCCACAGTGGAAATGATAATGCCCCATATGTGGCTATAGGGTTTAAATCTTTAAAAGGAGATAATACTTATAGGTTTGTATGGTTATTAAAAGGAAAATTTGAAGAAATAACAGAAGAATACAAAACTAAGTCTGATAAAGTAGATTTTGCTACTCCAAGTCTTAAGGCTACATTTGTTACAAGGGATGATGATAATTGGAAATTTGTTGCTGATGAAAATAATGGTATGGATGCAGACGCAATGACACATTGGTTTGATGTAGTATATCAACCTAATATTGATACGGCACCTCTTACAGCAATTACTACACCAGCAGATGAAGCTACGGGAGTAGCTGCTAATAGTGGAGTAAATTTTGTATTTAATAAAGTAATAAATCAGTATACTGTAGATGATTCATCCGTATTCTTGCTTAAAGCAGATGGTACGCCAGTGGATTCCACTATAGTTATTAGTACGGATGCCAAAACTGTAACATTAACCCCTAAAAATGCATTAGAAGCTGGAAGTTATATTGCTATAGCAACAAAAGCAGTTAAAACTTCTCAAGGGTCTAAACTTGCAAATAATATTGTGGTTAATTTTACAGTGTAG
- a CDS encoding DUF4064 domain-containing protein — MKKTAFILGIIAGVVGIISCGGLLYVGLNSPATDKNANDVIIAASIGIIFQIIGLVYALMVESKTKTAGKVMIVAGIFDFIAAFFSTIGDSPITFISCLIVFVLFLISGIFAIKASKETIAE, encoded by the coding sequence ATGAAAAAAACTGCTTTTATTTTAGGTATAATTGCTGGAGTTGTTGGTATAATTAGTTGTGGTGGATTATTATATGTGGGATTAAATTCACCAGCTACTGATAAGAATGCAAATGATGTTATAATTGCAGCTTCCATTGGGATTATTTTTCAAATAATTGGGCTTGTATATGCCTTGATGGTTGAAAGTAAAACTAAAACGGCTGGAAAGGTTATGATAGTGGCTGGAATATTTGATTTTATTGCTGCTTTCTTTTCCACAATAGGAGATAGTCCTATAACCTTTATATCATGCCTTATAGTATTTGTTTTATTTTTAATTTCTGGTATATTTGCAATCAAAGCGTCTAAGGAAACTATTGCAGAATAA
- the gpG gene encoding phage tail assembly chaperone G: protein MENVTIKLNDNEYTMPHPKARVVRDTLKFINDSKINYANVKPEDLDTIVGYICDVFGKQFEPDDVYDGLNAEEINPKFDECISAIISNLGLHLDRFPNKETPEKKEK, encoded by the coding sequence ATGGAAAATGTAACGATAAAATTAAATGACAATGAATATACCATGCCCCACCCAAAGGCAAGAGTTGTAAGGGATACGCTTAAATTTATAAATGATTCTAAAATAAATTATGCAAATGTGAAGCCGGAAGATTTAGATACAATTGTAGGATATATATGCGATGTATTCGGTAAACAGTTTGAACCAGATGATGTATACGACGGCTTAAATGCCGAAGAAATAAACCCTAAATTTGATGAATGTATAAGTGCAATAATAAGTAACTTAGGGTTACATTTAGATAGATTCCCAAACAAGGAAACTCCAGAGAAAAAGGAAAAGTAA
- a CDS encoding phage head closure protein: MRIKTPTEFISFSDGVCTIYTEDDDGQKNNKYENLGFSKRVLGLTRFFQADANQMKVDKVIRIPQLDNIDTYDHVTIGETDYDIMIIQDKYDTNPPSIDLTLQLR; encoded by the coding sequence ATGAGAATCAAGACGCCGACTGAATTTATTTCTTTCTCTGATGGTGTATGCACTATCTACACCGAAGATGATGACGGACAGAAAAATAACAAATATGAGAACCTGGGATTTTCTAAACGTGTCTTGGGGCTTACAAGGTTTTTTCAGGCTGACGCTAATCAAATGAAAGTAGATAAAGTTATAAGAATACCACAGCTTGATAATATAGATACTTATGACCATGTAACTATTGGTGAGACGGATTATGACATTATGATAATTCAGGATAAATATGATACCAATCCGCCGAGTATAGATTTGACATTGCAATTGAGGTGA